In Enterobacter cloacae, the following are encoded in one genomic region:
- a CDS encoding sucrose phosphorylase produces MTLTPLINETLTQLYPHQDPAVTGERILQLCKQWESGQHTPVPLDQTRVWMIAYGDSMTSPGAPALNVLHRFSQTWLKERISDIHLLPMYPWSSDDGFSVKDYRQIAPELGGWQDVEAMAKDFNLMFDFVINHISRESTWFKGYLNGDARYENFFLNADPEGDYHQVTRPRALPLLTPFTRKSGEKVHIWTTFSADQIDLNFREPEVLLESIAILLEYAARGARAIRLDAIGFLWKEPNSRCIHLPQVHQIIKLWRAILDKTFPDCLLITETNVPHQENIRYFGAGDEASMVYQFPLPPLTLHAFLRGNARWLRQWAKTLEADPLPGNCTFFNFLASHDGIGLRPVENVLDAEEKNFLISEVERKEGRISWKTDPDGSQSPYELNINYLSALSEPGESQNSQIARFSAAHAILFMLQGVPAIYYHSLLGSENDVAGLRASGINRRINREKLDLSRLHSELIDPQSLRARIYGELTKLLQIRRQHPAFSPHAGQRVLPLEDSLFGVVRQNKQESETLYCVVNVTGTPQPLSLPVSGIDLVTNKPFTGRCILAGWQTLWVQVNSPLEA; encoded by the coding sequence ATGACTCTTACCCCTCTGATTAACGAAACACTCACGCAGCTGTATCCCCATCAGGATCCCGCTGTGACCGGCGAGAGAATTCTCCAACTCTGCAAACAATGGGAGTCTGGTCAACACACCCCGGTTCCGCTGGACCAAACCCGCGTCTGGATGATTGCTTATGGTGACAGTATGACCTCACCAGGCGCACCGGCACTTAACGTACTGCACCGGTTTTCACAGACGTGGCTGAAAGAGAGGATCAGTGACATCCACCTGCTGCCTATGTATCCGTGGAGTTCCGATGATGGGTTTAGCGTCAAAGATTACCGACAAATAGCCCCTGAACTGGGCGGCTGGCAGGACGTCGAAGCGATGGCAAAAGATTTCAATCTGATGTTCGACTTCGTTATCAACCATATCTCCCGGGAAAGCACCTGGTTTAAAGGGTATCTGAACGGTGATGCCCGCTACGAGAATTTTTTCCTGAATGCCGACCCGGAGGGCGATTACCATCAGGTGACGCGTCCCCGGGCGTTACCGCTACTCACGCCATTTACACGTAAAAGCGGGGAAAAGGTTCATATCTGGACAACATTTAGCGCCGATCAGATAGATTTGAATTTCCGTGAACCGGAAGTCCTTCTGGAGAGCATTGCGATCCTGCTGGAATATGCCGCCCGTGGCGCACGCGCGATCCGTCTGGATGCTATCGGTTTTCTCTGGAAGGAGCCAAATAGCCGCTGTATTCATCTTCCACAGGTGCACCAAATCATTAAGCTCTGGCGAGCCATTCTTGATAAAACGTTCCCCGATTGCCTGCTCATTACGGAAACCAACGTCCCGCATCAGGAGAATATCCGTTACTTTGGTGCCGGTGATGAAGCAAGCATGGTCTATCAGTTCCCCTTGCCTCCGCTGACGCTGCATGCATTTTTACGCGGCAATGCTCGCTGGCTGAGACAGTGGGCAAAAACGCTGGAAGCCGACCCCCTTCCTGGCAACTGCACATTTTTCAACTTCCTGGCCAGCCATGACGGTATTGGTTTACGCCCGGTAGAGAATGTGCTGGATGCAGAGGAAAAAAACTTTCTGATCAGTGAAGTGGAACGCAAAGAAGGACGTATTTCCTGGAAAACGGATCCTGACGGTAGCCAGTCGCCGTATGAACTCAACATCAACTATCTGAGTGCGTTAAGCGAACCCGGCGAAAGCCAGAACTCACAGATAGCCCGCTTCAGCGCCGCACATGCGATTTTATTCATGCTACAGGGCGTTCCGGCAATTTATTACCACAGCCTGCTCGGGAGTGAAAATGATGTTGCCGGGCTGCGCGCCTCTGGCATTAACCGGCGTATCAATCGCGAAAAGCTGGATCTTTCACGCCTGCACAGTGAGCTTATCGACCCACAGAGCCTGCGTGCCCGCATCTATGGCGAACTGACGAAACTGTTACAGATACGGCGGCAGCATCCGGCCTTTTCGCCCCACGCCGGGCAGCGTGTCCTGCCGCTGGAGGACTCGCTCTTTGGTGTGGTACGCCAGAATAAACAAGAAAGCGAAACCCTCTATTGTGTCGTCAACGTCACGGGAACCCCGCAGCCGCTTTCGTTACCGGTGTCAGGTATCGATCTCGTGACAAACAAACCGTTTACCGGCAGGTGCATTCTTGCAGGCTGGCAGACACTGTGGGTTCAGGTTAACTCACCCCTGGAGGCATAA
- a CDS encoding alpha-mannosidase, with protein MSHIHVVAHTHWDQEWYFTLQDSNILASYNFAEVIATLEQDPSYTCYHLDGQMAVVEDFLGINPEYRQRLNTLVRDKRLFIGPWYSQTDTYNVHGESIIRNLKYGMLSAREHGHAMMVGYLPDTFGHNAQMPTLLRGCGIDNIVFWRGINHDEQASKSQFIWRAPSGAEIIACAMAFGYGAAKNISADAEHLHGKIYPLVNALRQRAGLEHLLLPSGGDQVNIDPDLPGILRTASQHSPENDQYRIGSLEHYVGLLRQRQGGFERWEGELKSPRYTRIHKTIGSVRYDIKKKNYDIEQFILRRLEPTIALARHHGIHVNLEWVDRIWKQLLRCHAHDSIGGCNSDATNRDIAHRLEQTEQLCHSLWNLVVKELGSACCQEGELLVVNTSADKASRVVNTTVYSRSDTLALRYQHQPLAFSVLDRQSLPGGRVVQLTPEGEKEIVLPDYYRWNIALDMPDLPALGYMAVTVAEAPGISDWAHTVQDTVIENETSRLRIEAGYLSLEDKHSGRRIEKLFTFEDCADAGDSYDFSPLKGDTPQYTAQFRLLDCQKCQLIERMTLETELLLPVDLAARAGGATKTLSVRLQCELRKYDPHLYVAIDLENTVCDHRLRLLINSDITTRHTLASQPFSIIRRQAGVKNDRWRQQYREFPVDIETSEGIIAVEDAGKALIINSQGMKEFQLHGTEPAHIALTLFKATGVLGRDDLAWRPGRASGINNTIVETPDAQLLKPLHFSFALSLADNAEHATLRKREKQAIGQPFTWQRQTLHTLDNRLERFTLNIKTRSLPGYFSLLDVPEPLILSALPHAQTVNGTLVRLFNAGDQPVPVPACFTALAQVNYLEEIVPTQTMIPPSSSCDFLIAYTERNDPQ; from the coding sequence ATGAGTCACATCCACGTCGTCGCACATACGCACTGGGATCAGGAGTGGTATTTCACGCTCCAGGACAGCAACATTCTGGCGTCTTACAATTTCGCTGAAGTGATTGCCACGCTCGAACAAGATCCGTCATATACCTGCTACCACCTTGATGGGCAAATGGCCGTCGTTGAGGATTTCCTGGGCATTAACCCCGAATATCGCCAGCGCCTGAATACACTGGTACGCGACAAGCGTCTGTTTATTGGACCGTGGTATTCGCAAACCGATACCTACAACGTTCACGGCGAGTCAATTATTCGCAACCTGAAATACGGTATGTTGTCCGCGAGGGAACATGGCCATGCCATGATGGTGGGATACCTGCCGGATACGTTCGGCCACAATGCACAAATGCCGACCCTGCTACGCGGCTGCGGCATTGATAACATTGTATTCTGGCGCGGCATTAACCACGACGAGCAGGCCAGCAAGAGTCAGTTTATCTGGCGAGCCCCCTCAGGAGCCGAAATCATCGCCTGCGCGATGGCATTTGGCTATGGCGCAGCAAAAAATATCAGCGCCGATGCTGAACACCTGCATGGCAAAATTTACCCGCTCGTCAATGCGCTTCGCCAGCGCGCCGGGCTGGAACATTTATTACTGCCCAGCGGCGGCGATCAGGTCAATATCGATCCTGATTTACCCGGTATTCTGCGCACGGCGAGCCAGCACTCACCAGAAAATGACCAGTACCGGATCGGCTCGCTGGAGCACTACGTCGGGCTCCTGCGACAGCGGCAAGGCGGTTTTGAGCGCTGGGAAGGTGAACTGAAATCCCCTCGTTATACGCGCATTCACAAAACGATCGGCTCCGTCCGTTATGACATCAAAAAGAAAAATTACGATATTGAACAATTTATCCTGCGTCGGCTGGAGCCCACGATTGCGTTAGCGCGTCATCACGGTATTCACGTCAATCTGGAATGGGTCGATCGCATCTGGAAACAGCTATTGCGCTGCCATGCTCACGATTCCATTGGCGGTTGTAATAGCGATGCCACCAACCGTGATATTGCTCATCGCCTCGAGCAAACCGAGCAGCTTTGCCACAGCCTGTGGAATCTGGTGGTGAAAGAACTGGGCTCGGCGTGCTGCCAGGAAGGTGAGCTACTGGTTGTGAATACCAGTGCGGATAAGGCGTCACGCGTCGTGAATACCACGGTATACAGCCGCAGCGATACCCTTGCGCTACGGTACCAACACCAGCCTCTGGCGTTCAGCGTTCTCGACCGGCAGTCCCTCCCTGGTGGGCGGGTTGTTCAACTGACGCCTGAAGGTGAAAAAGAGATCGTATTACCCGACTATTACCGCTGGAACATCGCGCTGGATATGCCGGACTTACCCGCTCTCGGTTATATGGCCGTCACCGTAGCAGAAGCACCGGGCATAAGCGATTGGGCACATACCGTCCAGGATACCGTTATTGAAAACGAGACGAGCAGGCTGCGAATCGAAGCGGGTTATCTCTCTCTGGAAGATAAACATAGCGGCAGGCGGATTGAAAAACTGTTCACGTTCGAAGACTGCGCCGACGCAGGCGACAGCTACGACTTCTCCCCACTGAAGGGCGATACGCCTCAATACACTGCTCAATTCAGGCTTCTTGACTGCCAGAAGTGTCAGCTCATCGAAAGAATGACGTTAGAAACGGAACTCTTGTTACCCGTGGATCTGGCAGCTCGCGCGGGAGGCGCAACAAAAACGCTGTCCGTGCGGCTGCAGTGTGAACTGCGCAAATACGATCCTCATTTATATGTCGCGATAGATCTGGAGAACACCGTTTGCGATCACCGTCTGCGCTTGCTGATCAACAGCGATATCACGACGCGGCACACCCTTGCCTCGCAGCCTTTTTCGATCATCCGCCGTCAGGCTGGCGTGAAAAACGATCGGTGGCGTCAGCAGTACCGGGAATTTCCCGTGGATATCGAAACCAGTGAGGGGATTATTGCTGTTGAAGACGCAGGTAAAGCGCTGATCATTAACAGCCAGGGAATGAAAGAGTTTCAGCTCCACGGAACAGAACCCGCCCACATTGCACTGACGCTGTTTAAAGCCACGGGGGTGCTGGGCCGCGACGATCTTGCCTGGCGACCTGGCCGTGCCTCGGGGATCAATAACACCATTGTTGAAACACCGGACGCACAGCTCCTCAAACCGCTGCACTTTTCTTTTGCCCTGTCGCTGGCAGACAACGCAGAGCACGCCACGTTACGGAAACGGGAAAAACAGGCTATTGGCCAACCCTTTACCTGGCAGCGGCAAACGCTGCATACGCTGGATAACCGTCTTGAGCGGTTCACATTAAACATAAAAACGCGCTCGCTGCCGGGTTATTTCTCGCTTCTGGACGTCCCCGAGCCGCTCATACTTTCCGCTCTGCCACATGCCCAAACGGTGAACGGCACCCTCGTGCGTCTTTTTAACGCCGGTGACCAGCCGGTGCCCGTTCCGGCCTGTTTTACAGCGCTTGCACAGGTCAACTATCTGGAAGAGATCGTCCCCACACAAACCATGATCCCGCCTTCCAGTAGCTGTGATTTTCTTATTGCTTACACGGAGCGTAACGATCCGCAATGA
- a CDS encoding transposase: MSRQCTHYGRWPQHDFTSLKKLRPQSVTSRIQPGSDVIVCAEMDEQWGYVGAKSRQRWLFYAYDRLRKTVVAHVFGERTMATLERLMSLLSPFDVVIWMTDGWPLYESRLKGKLHVISKRYTQRIERHNLNLRQHLARLGRKSLSFSKSVELHDKVIGHYLNIKHYQ; encoded by the coding sequence ATGTCGCGCCAGTGCACGCATTATGGGCGTTGGCCTCAACACGATTTTACGTCACTTAAAAAACTCAGGCCGCAGTCGGTAACCTCGCGCATACAGCCGGGCAGTGACGTCATCGTCTGCGCGGAAATGGACGAACAGTGGGGCTATGTCGGGGCTAAATCGCGCCAGCGCTGGCTGTTTTACGCGTATGACAGGCTCCGGAAGACGGTTGTTGCGCACGTATTCGGTGAACGCACTATGGCGACGCTGGAGCGTCTTATGAGCCTGCTGTCACCCTTTGACGTGGTGATATGGATGACGGATGGCTGGCCGCTGTATGAATCCCGCCTGAAGGGAAAGCTGCACGTAATCAGCAAGCGATATACGCAGCGAATTGAGCGGCATAACCTGAATCTGAGGCAGCACCTGGCACGGCTGGGACGGAAGTCGCTGTCGTTCTCAAAATCGGTGGAGCTGCATGACAAAGTCATCGGGCATTATCTGAACATAAAACACTATCAATAA